The genomic interval AAAAGCGAATACAGTAAGTGCCTCCTTTCCGGCTGACATGGCACCAACACGTCATGGCTACCACCACGGCTCTCCTCCCCCGGGGCCATGTGTTACTCGGGGCTTATGCTGAGCCTCGTCGATGGAACACCTCACTCAGGAGCCGTCGAGGCCCCATGAACTCCATACTCCGGGTGAGTGAGGAGCGCACGGGGGACATGAGCTGGCCATGTTTCCTGGAGTGCCACCGGCGACGAATAGAGTCATCAACTAAGACCATCAATCCTGTAACCACGATCATACTAGACTTTGGGTTAGTAACCGTTCACGGCTCATTTTTGGCTCCACGAAGAATCACTTACTCGGCAACATCTGGCATCTTTTCATACACAGAATCCTCGCTGATCCACATGGACGATGGCGGAACCCAACCACCCTTGGCCTGCTCCTCTACAGCTTCCATTGGAGTCAAGATTTCAGGTATCAGGTGGGCGATGGTCTTGGATGTCCGCAGGTCAATCAGATGAAAAGCGACCTCCTGCAGGTCTCCATCTCTTCGGTGTTCTCGCCGCCACTGGTATCTTGTACACCAATATTCGAACTCATATCGCTTAGACAAGCCGGCACCACGTCTTTTGATCTCGACGTGAGCGTAATTTGAGAATTCCAGCATGATCGTGTCAGCCAGAGGTTGGTCGCGACTGTCCTGGCCATCAAAGTCCTCGTCGTCCTCCTTAACCGACTTCTGACCCAGGTCCTGCCGCTTACGCTTGGAACTATGCGTCGAATGGTCGCCATTCGAGCCTGGGCGTAAGCCGGCTAATGCACTGCTCAAAGATCGTTGGAATCCTGGCCGCTTGTTTGGGCCTCCGGACGATATCGGTCTTCGTGCTGAGTGACACACCTCGCGCTCGGAATTGCGACAGTAGCGGCGAAACGAAAAGTCTCTTGAGTACAAATCGTACATGCGGAGATGAAAAAGTATAACGGCCTGCTGATAGCCATCTCTCCGTGGCGCCAGGGTGTGCACACAAAGGTTCATGTTCCCATCGAGGGTCGTATCATCATGCCCGATAAGCAGCCGTCGCGAAGATGGGAACAACTTCCCAAAAGTGGAGGAATTCGAGGGAATCGCATCCGAAGGGAAAATATCTGACTCGGCCCCGCGAGTAACCACCTCATAGCGCGGCTTCTTCGGTAGTTCGTCGTCGTGGTTCGTCGAGGCGTAGGTCGATACTGAATCTTTCGGGTCCATGTTCTCTCTCCGCTTTGATGTGGGCCGCTCGCTATAGATCGTAGGGGCAGTGCTTTTCGAACGATCGGAAGCATCACTGTAAGTGGAGCTCGAACTTCCTCCCGTCCGCGCACTGTGCTGTCGCGACGATACACTGTAAGACCCCATGGTGGTGTTGAGTCAATGCGGAGACACAGTCTGTAGTGGAATGAGAAATATCACCGGTGGACAATGCCGCTTTAATTTAGTTGCACGGCAGGTCCGGTCAGGTCAGGGCAGGGGGGGTGTGCAGTAATGTAGTCGGGAAGGGTTTGTCGTTGCGATGGGAatgaaataaagaagaagataataaaaagCGGGTTAGATCAAAACGAAACGAGATGATTCATCAATATGTACTCCAGATGGCAAGGCCCATTCCAGTGGCTGATAGCTATTACTCAGATTGGGTATATGACCTATCAATCAAAGACGGGGGATCGCCTAGGGCTCACACCGAATACCGACAACACGAGGCAGCGTTAACTTCCCAACGATCAACAGGAGAAGGGTGATGCGGTCATACGATAAGGAGTTCGGTGGAAAGGAGGCACGGAATCAAGCAACCCAACGAAGGAAtaatatcatcatcaagtAAGGTGATCAGAAGGAGGGGATTGTCAAGGGAGGGGTCAGTGTACATAGCAGATGACGCCAAGCGGACACTCCAGAAGCCCGGGTCTGCGATTCAAGGAACGACTGGGAAATTAGCAACGTACACGACGAGGCGGGGCCTAGAGACAAGGTATGCGCGTGGCGCAGGGAGTTGAGTTGAAACAGTGGGAGGGCAACGAAAGAGAATGGATCAAAGGGTTGGATGTGGTGGAAACGGAGCGAGCCACGTTGCTGACGCTTTTTAGTTCCTCAAGGTTGGAGAGCACTGTTGATCAATGATGCCTTACTATTGTTCAATTATTTACTTACGCTACATCTAgcggagaataaaaaaatcttaattttttatttgatttcaatctttctctctctttctttttgattccCAAAGTATGAGAAatggggagaagaagaggaagagaacaaTTCACCGGTCACAAAGAATGAGACACAACGGTCACTCGGATGCAAACGAACGGTTGATTGTCTACCTCACTGTACTAATGACTAATCCTGCACATCTTTTAGTTGTTTAGTCGGTACAGTACCTTAAAAAttcaaagaaaacgaaaatcGAATTCTAGATGGCATGTGTCTATTGGATGGATGATCTCATCGCCTCATCTAAGGAATGTTAAACTCTCCAAGGATCAAAACTCAGCCATGGAAGTTTTCTATTTACTACAACCAGAACTCGATAGGGTTGCGAGAGCCCTCATTTATGGCGACTAAATATAGTGACTTATCAATGAATCATGGCGATGTTGCACTGAACATGGAAACatgtaataaaataaaaaaaagaaaaagaaaagaaaacatgaaCCCCGCACAATTGGATCTCTTGGACGCCCGAATACCCGATCTATCAACTCCGTACTATGGAAACAAATCCATAGATAACgataacaataataataatactaatactaataataataaaactcaCAATAATAACAACGCTGCCTAACCCCCACTATTTACTGTTGGAAAACACCAGCCTGACCGGGGAACGAAAATGGGTTGCAACCGATTCTTTCCCAGATCTACCTTTAGGCCGACAATTATTGATTGACCTTTCTCACCGACCACTAATTGAGATCATTCTGAGTAAGACGGCAGTAAAATTGGTTCAATCCATGTAAGGGATCGTGACCATTGGCAATGGCCGTGTGGCTTGCGATATTCTCCGACCCACCAACTGAAGAGACCCTAACACGGAGTATTCCGGGAGATCGCTTGTTGGCCACGGCTGTATATCCACCACATATATTCTCCTCCCTTCATAAGAATGCCAGGATGATGGATTGCATGATGCGTTTCGAGATCTTCTGACCAGAAAGACGCCCCTGCAGTTCTCTCCTGTGCCTCCGACCACCCGTTTCACATGCAGTGCAGGACGGGAAAGCGATACCGTTGTCGTATCACTGGGGAAACCTTCACGGTCATGCATCTCGTTCCTATCGGATAATAACCATTGTCCTTTCAAATTACTGTACCTTACCACGGAGATTGCCTCTTGGGAAATACTGACACGCAACAACCATACCGGGGAACTTACAACTAGGGCAGTTACAGTACCAGGGAAACCCACTGGGGCCTTTTCGGATCGGACCGAAGCCAAGTCAGTGCTTCTACATCATTAGTAACGGCAAACTCTCCATAGTTACCACGGTGTTGGATGGCAATCACAGCTCCTCATTGATTTGTTctatcttttgttctttctgtttcttcctgAAGTTGCCGCTCGTCTTGCCTAGTCCAAGTCAGGCCTGACAAGGCATTCGTGCCGGTAGTAACCTAGGTTCAATGACGAGAAGTCcaaggtatgtacatatgtactaTGACTCTAGAGTACCTACTTTCCTGATCAGAGCGAAGTATCCTGTTTGATGGAACCCGCTCGTGCGTATGACGCAATGAAGATGTACTACAACAGACTTCCAACCACCTTGACTGATATCATTACGGTAGCTGGCTAGTAAGGAGACCGATCGCCTGGTCTCATAAGAATTGCCGGGGGACCTTTGATCTCTACCTTATCTTTCGTAAACTGGATGCCACGGCTAGCCTGGCGCTCATATAAGAACAAACGCTATTCCGGCAAAATGACGgagatttttaaatactcCATAGAACGAGCCACATCCCGCCAATGATAGCCTGTGATCTCTACGGAGATTCTAGGCCTGCTCTGGAAGCCCCATAGTAGATAATACTGTACATTATTTCCTGGTTTGAGAGGTCACGAGCCGTGTGCAACCAGACACGGAGCATTCTGATTTACATTATCGAAGAATAACTTATCCAATCGTCACAGTCACGACAGCTCGAGTGGCATTGACAGGATGGATGGGATACTACTTGAAGAGTGTCCAACGTCAGGTTCAACTTCCCTCGTATGTACAATTCTGTAGTCCTGGTCGACTGCGGCTGACAGACGATACTAGTATCCGGGGAACTAGgaaaaaatcaaaaataaagaCAGAAGAACAGTGGTTGTCACACTAGGTGACGACAGCAGGCATACCCTTGTCAGCCAAGGTCTGCTGTGGGTGTGAACACTTTCAACTTCCGCTTCTAGATCGGATATAGTTCAGGAGGCAAGGGGAGGTTGGCAGATGGTGGCAACAAATAGACCGGTCTAGAGATGCATGAGCGCCTTGGGTGCGATAACAACCTCAATTTAAGTTCATGCAGTGGATATCATAACCGGTGGGTAGTAGTTCTTTGACTACCTATCTAAGTACTATTACCTCACACCAATCCCTTGGCAGGCTTCACGCAAGGACCTAGATCATGATTCACCTAAAAAAAGGTCTACCTGGTCAGCCCAAGTAGAGAGAAAGCAGGGCTGGCATTTGCGCTTGGGATCTATGCGGTTGTTGTACATGTCTTTTGAGATCACTATTGTCCAAAGGGTTCTTGTTTTGCTGGGTCAATTTTCTTGTgcgaatgaagaaagaacagAACCACCAGGCATGGGTACGTACCTAGTACAGGATGCATCTGTGTGTcgatcatcatcaatcatgCAATCTACAAGCTGTCTTTCACAGGAAGTGACTAGTAACATTGAACATGAAATACTCGAAAAAAGAATGGGAACGTTGATTGGTGTGCAGGCAAAGAGAATAGGTTCTGGTCAGCTTCGCAAGGAATACAACAGGTTACATGGCTGTAAGATGCATTGGAATGCGTACTGGGATGCATGTCATTCGAACCATATGAATATGATGTATACCCtacttacggagtagacaTGCGATGCAATGCCAACAACATAGTAGGACGATATACTGGTAGGTGGTAGTCTGCTTATACCATAGTTATGCTTAATTATATAAGCACAAAGGGCTTGTAGCTCAGTGGTAGTAGCGCTCGCTTTGCATGCGAGAGGTCAGGGGTTCAATCCCCCTCGAGTCCACGATTTTTTTgtaagtatttattttttcatgTTTGTTTATCCTACCCGACATTTGTACTTCTCTTGTTTATTTCCGCAATACTCTGTctgccttttctctctccatttCTGTATCCTCCACTGGCATCCATTTAGAATCCACAATAGGGCCGCTTACTGCATATGTGTAGGGAAAGACATTGACATTCTTACAGTAAAGCGTGTAGAGTGACTCTATACAATGATCGTCTCCTCAAATCCCAAAAAATTTGCGCAATGAATGACCGGTGTCGATGATGCGTTTATGCTCCGTAGGCTACCTGATTTGCGAGCTGTGTTGACACGCTCATTGATTGTCCTCACTTCGGTCAGAGAAAGAGGTGGACGACAAAAAAAAGATGTGGACTCGAGGGGGATTGAACCCCTGACCTCTCGCATGCAAAGCGAGCGCTACTACCACTGAGCTACAAGCCCTATTGACGGTTCTTTTAGGGCAAAGTTGAAACTGTGAAGGCTTAATAATATAAGCACTCTTCACACGTCTATCTCCATTGTAATTAGGAGATACCCATCTCGTTTTCGTACAGACAAAGTCGTCTGATAATTCTGTGGTATGTATCAAATGGTATCATCTCTTCAGCAATCTGTTCACCGGTGTCAGGTCATGAATTTGCTAGTAATCGAGACGGTATGTCCTGTGTAGTCCGTATGCGCGATGATATATTTCCGGTTTACCCCAGGAAATCGCTCACTAAACTGGGGAATCTGTTTGTATCAACCAAGCAGTACATGGTTATCGGTGAAATATTAAATTGGATCCGAACATGAGCAACTCTATTATACCTACCCAAACATACAGACATCGGAAATGATAAGAGTTCTTACCGAGACAACACAAGGCTTCAGTTCTCTCCGAGGGATAAACCCCATAAGTAACTGGAAGATGTTATACTACCACAGAGACAGATCCAAGCCGAACATAGGGTTACCGGCTATTGAGAACTATGTCTGAAATCTACTGAACCTCCAGGGCATAAGCTCTGTACTCGGGATAGAGTGTATGACCAACTCGTGCCCATGACAACAACACCTTGACTTGGACATAGGCAAAGGCACATCCAGATGCGCACCATAGCAGTCACACCCAAACATGATGCGAATACAGAGCACACAGCGAAGTGGGATGGGCCATCAAATGCCCTGTAGTGTGTCGGCAACGTCTCGAAGGATTATCCTGGCACCTCATGGTATGAGCTCTAGATATGAGGACTCCCTAAGCAGTAGCTTAGGCCAGGCATGTAGGATACTACAAACACCCAGCCATATGGGATGGGGAGAGCGCTGGTGATGGCTACTGGGTAATGTGGGATAGGCATGTACTCCAGAGCAGGCACTGATCCCCATATCACAGATCGACGTCGATTTGTCTATCTTACGCCTAAACCGCGTTTAGATACAACCCACCAAGCCCAAACTCTAATCCCTAAGCCTGGAATAACCAAGGCAACGCCAATCATTTACCAATAACAGGGATCTAAAAATTTacaacaagaagagggcTTTCTACCCTACAAGCTCATACCTGCGTCCACAGAGGCTGCGGGAGAGCATCGCCCGGTTGAATCATCGCCTCCTGACGGCAGGTAGGCTGGGTGGTTACAAGCCCAGCGCGACTTCCCGGAGCCGGAGGATAGAATCCAACGTATGCCTCGCGGCGGGCGGGTTCCCCCACAGTGACGGACCAAGTATGTAAGCCATAGTATGAGGCAATGGAGTGGACGAGCCAGCGACTAACAAAATGAACCGGTAAGCGTTGGACCATAAATGCAAGAGCAAAAGGCAAATCTTACCCAAACCCAGAGGCCCGATCATCTACTAGGCTCTCAAAGACCAACTTCTCCCCATCCCGTTCTCTGTTGGCATGCATTGCTTCCCGCATCTGTTGCAGCTTTTTCTTGCGTTCGGGAGAGTCGTGCATTTGTCCATTTCTACCCACAAACACAACTTCGTCCTCGGAGTCCTCGTCAGACGATCCTGGGGCGTCTGCTAGGCCATCCCTCTCGAGCAAGAGTTGTTTTTCGCCCCATCTCTGGATGAACTGTCGGATATCCTCCTCGATATCCTGAAGCATACCCCGTGCAGCACGCGCATGCTTCAGCTTGAGGCGGAGGTCCTTCGGAACACGATGCTTCTCACCCTTCGTGCCCTTTGCGGTCTGCCTTGACGAGGTGTGATCGATGTGTTTGTAATGGACGTCCCAGAGAGGAGCGAGGTAGTAAGGCATCGGGTCGTGTCGAGTGTACGTTGGCTCAACGGCCCAGTCCCTGGAAGATGGAGGTTCGGCCCAAGGGTTGTTCAGGAGGCGATCTTTTGTGAAGGGGCCCGTCAGTACAACACTGTCGAAGATGTTCGCCACTCGGGATTCGAGGTGCATAAAGTCGCGTAGAGCATTTTTTGGTAAACGCAACCAGTCGGTCAAGACGTACCGTTCTCCCAGCGTTGCCTGCGACGACTTCCATCCTTGCCCTTCAACAGCGCCTCGCGCCTCTTCAAACTATCACGACGGAGTGGTTCTCGGCGCCGGAAACTGACCGAAGGGACCTGCTGTGTCTGGGCAGAAGGCTGACCCAGGAGTTTGACCCTCGGAGCAGATGTATTCCCCGTGCTGGGGACCGGGTCATCCAGTGGAATTGATAGTGTAACCGTGGTCCCTCGCAAGGCACCGCGTGTGGAAGGGGACTCCGGACCAGCACGATGCTGGTCGGCCGCAGGAACGGAATCCGAGATGGTCAGATTTCCCAGATGCGCAGCCGCCTGTTCTGACCAAGCCGATATCGCCCGGGCTTGCTGCGGGGACAAAGTTCCCTGGGCATTCGATTGAGGACTCAACGTCGGGTGGATGGCCATCGCGCAAGACACGCTCGGAGTCTGGGGGTGATGAGTCGTGTAAAGGTTGGCGGAGAAAAACACGTAGAGGGTGTCGCGATTCCTATGGAGTCTACCTCCCGTATAGACAACTGCTGTAAGCGGAGTTGAGTAGAAGcgaaaaggaggagagggCGGGGGGTGGTGAAGACTAGAAGGAGATAAGAGATATGGACCGGAGTCCTGGATCGTTTCGCGTCCCGGTCGCGTCCGGCGATTCTGGCTTCCAATTACGAGTTGAGTCACGATGGGGCACGAGTCCTGACAACTGGACCTAATTGGGTAAGGAGTCTCTAGCCCTAGCCCTAGGAAACTTTAACCGGGGTAAGGTTTCCCAATCAGGATTGATGAGACTACACGAGTCAGTGTGATTCATCCAGGATTGAATGTGAGTCGTATTATGAAGTCAACAATACTAACTAGTACCTTCAGTACAGTTATCTCATACTGGTCAGCCCTTTTGAGGTAAACCAATACTGGCTTCATGCGAGAGTCAATCCAATAAATTTCACAATTGCGGTGTGCAACGTAGCCAGGTCTGACAGGTCTGGTCATAGTATAAGATCCCCTTGCTGCTAGCATTATATTGACTGGACGGATGAATGCCGATATGATGCCCGGTTTTATGCTCTTCCCAAGTAGAATCCGACCCTGTCAACCGGGCATGAACTAGTACCTACTGTCATTTGAAGTGGGACTACAGGGCGCTATTCGGCGTTTTTCCAAGCTGGGAGGCTGCAGGAACAGCTCCTTCAGAACATGAGACAAATGAGAGTGTAAGCTCCATTAATACGGTTGCCTGATTCTGAAAGGCAGTTTTGAATGAATCGATACCTAGTACCTAGATCCTAGAATCcccccctctttttctttctttctttctttctttctctctcgtttttattcttttcctttgagcgactgagcttcttcagccgaagaagaaataaatgtCATAGTCAAGACCTGACAAGGCATAGTGGGCATTCCGGCGGAGATGACGGGGCCGACTGTGTACAGCCACTGTAAGCTCCTGTTATTTCCGACACGGTCGCAACGCGGGGTGAACcaaaagattattaatagCGTTTAAGTCTTGGCTGGTGGAGTCGGGCTTCACCCTGTGATGGCCTTGGTTTTGATTGACCAGGGAACTGCTGGTGTTTGTATGGACTACGCGACGTGGTTAAAGGAGGACCTGACAAAAATTGACTAGCAAACGAGGCTTGACCATCCAGTCGTTTCGAAAACGTCATTGCAGTCTCTTGTTTGTATGCCGTGACGAGCGTCAAGAATGGATACTACGTCGACAGATGTAGTTTGCGGTAGCATGTTGGTAAAGAAATAATACTTTTGGACCCTGCTCTTTCGACTCCACCAGAGCGGCTAATGTGCCTGCGCCTTCTGTCATTAAGTTTGGAGATTCTCAATTTAGGTGCCCTACTTTTTGTGCTACTAAATACTGCCTTGCCTTACCTGCTAGTCCATCTGATCCGGAACTTATAAGTATTCTACGATGTCATCCCACAAACGTGTCTCTGACGCATGAAAGATCCGAGATCCGTCTCTCGTGCTGCAATTTAATCGATCGAAGATTCAGCTATAAAACCCCAATCAAATCCCTCAAATCTCCGGTatcattgttgttgtttatCGGCACTTAGTTATAGGGTAGTAGTCAGCAGCGCGTGACTTGCACTCTGCTCTTGCTTATCATTTCCCCATTTCTCCAACTCCTGCACTCGATCATTTACATCACCGTTGGAGAGAGCGGGTACTTCCAGCACCCCCTTCACCGTCCATCGAATACTCCTCTGATCACATATTCTCTCCCATCCTGTCCCTTTCTCTGGTGACCCAGTCTTTCATCCTCTAACAATCAATCCCCCCCACTTGTTTTTGACGGTCCTTTTGCTGTGACAATCTCTTCGCATTAACTATGAAGATCCGAGCAGCCCTTGCGCTGAGCGCAACGGCATCGGGCGTTCTGGCCGCCGTAGTTCCACAGCAGGCACTGTTGAATAACCCCCAAATCCATCacgaaaatgaaaaataccTTATAGAATTGGCACCTTATCAGACAAGATGGGtgacggaagaagaaaaatgggCTTTGAAATTGGTATATCTCCACGATTCGGTTCTGCGTTGCGGACGGTTCGGTTAACACTGGCTTAGGATGGTGTGAATTTCATTGACATCACCGAGGAACGAAACCCCGGGTTTTACCCCACACTGCACCAGGCTAGTAACGTCCGATATCCCACGAAGATGGAACATgtcgaggaggttgtcgGCTTGACCCACCGCCTCACCAAGGCCAACATGGAGCGGGATCTGGAAAAGTTCACCT from Aspergillus flavus chromosome 7, complete sequence carries:
- a CDS encoding R3H-associated N-terminal domain-containing protein, yielding MAIHPTLSPQSNAQGTLSPQQARAISAWSEQAAAHLGNLTISDSVPAADQHRAGPESPSTRGALRGTTVTLSIPLDDPVPSTGNTSAPRVKLLGQPSAQTQQVPSVSFRRREPLRRDSLKRREALLKGKDGSRRRQRWENDRLLNNPWAEPPSSRDWAVEPTYTRHDPMPYYLAPLWDVHYKHIDHTSSRQTAKGTKGEKHRVPKDLRLKLKHARAARGMLQDIEEDIRQFIQRWGEKQLLLERDGLADAPGSSDEDSEDEVVFVGRNGQMHDSPERKKKLQQMREAMHANRERDGEKLVFESLVDDRASGFGRWLVHSIASYYGLHTWSVTVGEPARREAYVGFYPPAPGSRAGLVTTQPTCRQEAMIQPGDALPQPLWTQV